In a genomic window of Scomber japonicus isolate fScoJap1 chromosome 17, fScoJap1.pri, whole genome shotgun sequence:
- the tmem244 gene encoding transmembrane protein 244 produces the protein MLLDYCCRCFGFTLIKRHGPFSLKNTPSDTLVVLQNLLMCMVCFYSLYYVVVSVCIGLLRVHEINSLLTPFDYTTHPSWQNPKYLVGVISTEVTYILGGLIFAWIVEEWVWDYAITVTLLHVAMTVAVTSDLPTAEQWWITLGSGLVMMIFGGQLLAYKLFRSNFVYPAELQNF, from the exons ATGTTGTTGGACTACTGCTGTCGTTGTTTTGGATTCACCCTCATAAAACGCCATGGACCTTTCTCCCTCAAGAATACACCCAGTGATACCTTG gTCGTCCTCCAGAATCTGTTGATGTGCATGGTCTGCTTCTACTCTCTCTACTACGTTGTGGTCAGTGTGTGCATTGGCCTGCTCAg GGTTCATGAGATCAACAGCTTGTTGACGCCATTTGATTACACAACACACCCGTCATGGCAGAACCCCAAATATCTGG tTGGTGTGATTTCCACAGAAGTGACCTATATTTTGGGAGGGCTGATATTCGCCTGGATTGTAGAGGAGTGGGTTTGGGATTACGCCATAACTGTCACACTGCTCCATGTCGCCATGACTGTAGCAG TGACGTCAGATCTCCCGACAGCTGAGCAGTGGTGGATAACTCTGG GTTCAGGCCTGGTGATGATGATATTTGGAGGACAGCTCTTGGCCTATAAACTATTCAGAAGCAACTTTGTCTACCCAGCTGAACTACAAAACTTCTAA
- the tmem200a gene encoding transmembrane protein 200A → MTAAAGVLTGLAKLKRQDSARSQHRSIPPTSPGLGNPTPETAPRKRKRRADVVVVRGRLRLYSASGFFLLLGLVILAIGIGMATLGYWPHSETMSSAKIPTGGGSKTAISGEAKTSAVTEGAIGNSSTSHNVQGTPSKQTGGALTRFLEQHRHSERMKMFGPFTMGIGIFIFICANAILHENRDRETKIIHMRDMYSTVIDIHHLRQREQKQHLHRNSTYAREVGDLRAFSAENATAVRMASNSLLAFSRAGGGGVSTEEEEVLLGDEEFHRHREHAKLDCSFAGLLAPLYKDRSFCGPGIGLTHSDSVRHQWSVDGDREKGGHHARSIVSSSISAFTLPVIKLNNCVIDEPEMEAITEEERGGERGHGERSQPLSSKESLVVPVASVAKASKPPGLHRSNSASSSSHCSSISSTSLSPAPSSTSGCWLSPGAARSDFGSNSSLHMLSSHSKSLDLERGPSMLSVHPEQRKHPSWPRLDRSNSTRSNSGNRGSTKGYMRLEDREEQGERLLDVSPAMIARRDYSKREKLLMISRSHNNLSFEHDEFNSSALKRGSSETRF, encoded by the exons atgactgcagcagcaggtgtaCTAACAGGCTTGGCTAAGCTAAAACGCCAAGACTCTGCCCGCTCTCAGCACCGGTCCATACCACCTACATCGCCAGGCCTGGGAAACCCCACCCCAGAGACTGCTCCCAG AAAGCGGAAGCGACGTGCTGATGTTGTAGTGGTGCGAGGCAGGCTCCGCCTCTACTCCGCCTCTgggtttttcctcctcctcggACTGGTCATCCTGGCCATAGGGATTGGTATGGCAACACTTGGCTACTGGCCACACAGTGAAACCATGTCCTCAGCCAAAATACCAACTGGAGGAGGATCTAAGACAGCAATTTCAGGAGAAGCCAAAACATCTGCTGTCACAGAGGGGGCCATTGGTAACTCTAGCACAAGTCATAATGTGCAAG GTACACCATCTAAGCAGACTGGGGGTGCTCTGACGCGGTTCTTGGAACAGCATCGTCACTCTGAGAGGATGAAAATGTTCGGGCCCTTCACCATGGGCATtgggatttttattttcatctgcGCTAATGCCATTCTTCatgaaaacagagacagagaaactaAG ATAATCCATATGAGAGACATGTACTCCACAGTCATCGACATCCATCAcctcagacagagagagcaaaagCAACACCTTCACCGCAACAGCACCTATGCAAGAGAAGTTGGGGATCTTCGAGCCTTCAGCGCTGAGAATGCCACTGCGGTTCGGATGGCCAGCAACTCTCTCCTCGCCTTCTCTcgggctggaggaggaggagtgtctacagaggaggaggaggtgctgttaGGGGACGAAGAGTTTCACAGACACAGGGAGCATGCTAAGTTGGATTGTAGCTTTGCGGGACTTTTGGCACCGCTCTACAAGGATCGGTCCTTCTGTGGCCCGGGGATTGGGTTGACTCACTCAGATTCTGTACGCCACCAGTGGTCTGTGGATGGAGATAGGGAGAAGGGAGGACACCATGCTCGCTCCATTGTCTCCTCCTCTATCTCTGCGTTCACTCTCCCTGTTATAAAACTCAACAACTGTGTTATTGATGAACCGGAGATGGAGGCAATTactgaggaggaaagaggaggagagagagggcaTGGTGAGAGGTCACAACCTCTGAGCTCCAAGGAATCCTTGGTGGTTCCTGTAGCATCTGTTGCCAAGGCCTCTAAACCGCCAGGCTTACATCGGAGTAACTCCGCCTCTTCTTCATCCCACTGCTCCTCTATTTCCTctacttccctctccccagccccCTCGTCTACCTCAGGCTGCTGGCTTTCCCCAGGAGCAGCAAGGAGTGACTTTGGCTCCAACTCCTCTCTACACATGCTCAGCAGCCACTCCAAATCTCTGGACCTGGAGCGTGGGCCGAGCATGCTAAGCGTTCATCCGGAGCAGCGGAAGCACCCCAGCTGGCCCCGCCTCGACCGTAGCAACAGCACCCGGAGTAACAGTGGTAATCGGGGCAGCACTAAAGGCTACATGAGGCTGGAGGACAGGGAGGAACAAGGGGAGAGGTTGTTGGATGTGTCACCAGCGATGATAGCGAGGCGTGACTATAGTAAACGAGAGAAGCTGCTAATGATATCAAGGTCACATAATAATCTAAGCTTTGAGCATGACGAGTTTAATAGCAGTGCACTAAAAAGGGGCAGCTCTGAGACTCGATTCTGA